A genome region from Trichosurus vulpecula isolate mTriVul1 chromosome 5, mTriVul1.pri, whole genome shotgun sequence includes the following:
- the GTPBP1 gene encoding GTP-binding protein 1 isoform X2 — translation MAAERSRSPMGSPVPACMFAPEPSPPGTARAAAAAARLHTGFDSDCSEDGEALNGEPELDLTSKLVLVSPTSEQYDSLLRQMWERMDEGCGETIYVVGQGSDGTEYGLSEADMEASYATVKSMAEQMEADVILLREHQEAGGRVRDYLVRKRVGDNDFLEVRVAVVGNVDAGKSTLLGVLTHGELDNGRGFARQKLFRHKHEMESGRTSSVGNDILGFDSEGNVVNKPDSHGGSLEWTKICEKSTKVITFIDLAGHEKYLKTTVFGMTGHLPDFCMLMVGSNAGIVGMTKEHLGLALALNVPVFVVVTKIDMCPANILQETLKLLQRLLKSPGCRKIPVLVQSKDDVIVTASNFSSERMCPIFQISNVTGENLDLLKMFLNLLSPRTSYREDEPAEFQIDDTYSVPGVGTVVSGTTLRGLIKLNDTLLLGPDPLGNFLSIAVKSIHRKRMPVKEVRGGQTASFALKKIKRSSIRKGMVMVSPRLNPQASWEFEAEILVLHHPTTISPRYQAMVHCGSIRQTATILSMDKDCLRTGDKATVHFRFIKTPEYLHIDQRLVFREGRTKAVGTITKLLQTTNNSPMNAKPQQIKMQSTKKGPLTKRDDGGPPSGLAAGGPPGEEAPLPGATQPTPSSVLQPQPKPSSGGRRRGGQRHKVKSQGACVMPASGC, via the exons ATGGCGGCGGAGCGAAGCCGCTCCCCGATGGGCTCGCCGGTGCCGGCCTGTATGTTTGCGCCGGAACCCAGTCCCCCGGGCACAGCCCGCGCCGCGGCCGCCGCCGCCCGCCTCCACACGGGCTTCGACTCCGATTGCAGCGAGGACGGTGAGGCGCTCAACGGCGAGCCCGAGCTGGACCTCACCAGCAAG CTGGTGCTAGTAAGCCCAACCTCAGAGCAGTATGACAGCCTCCTCCGGCAGATGTGGGAGAGGATGGACGAGGGCTGCGGAGAGACCATCTATGTCGTTGGGCAGGGATCAG ACGGGACCGAGTATGGGCTGAGTGAAGCCGACATGGAGGCTTCATATGCTACCGTGAAGAGCATGGCCGAGCAGATGGAGGCGGATGTTATCCTCCTCCGAGAGCACCAGGAGGCCGGCGGCCGAGTGCGTGACTACCTTGTCCGCAAGCGGGTTGGAGACAATGACTTCCTGGAGGTCAG GGTCGCCGTGGTGGGCAATGTGGACGCAGGGAAGAGCACGCTGCTGGGCGTCCTGACGCACGGGGAGCTGGACAACGGCCGTGGCTTCGCTCGGCAGAAGCTCTTCCGCCACAAGCACGAGATGGAGTCTGGCCGCACCAGCAGTGTGGGTAACGACATCCTGGGCTTCGACAGCGAGGGCAACGTGGTGAACAAGCCCGACAGCCACGGGGGCAGCCTCGAGTGGACCAAGATCTGCGAGAAGTCCACCAAGGTCATCACGTTCATAGACTTGGCCGGCCACGAGAAGTATCTGAAGACGACTGTTTTTGGCATGACCGGCCACCTGCCTGACTTCTGCATGCTCATG GTGGGCAGCAATGCTGGGATTGTGGGCATGACCAAGGAGCACCTGGGCTTGGCACTGGCACTCAATGTTCCTGTCTTTGTCGTGGTCACCAAGATTGACATGTGTCCGGCCAACATCCTGCAAG AGACCCTGAAGCTGCTACAGCGCCTGCTGAAGTCTCCCGGCTGCCGCAAGATCCCCGTCCTGGTGCAGAGCaaggatgatgtgattgtgaccGCGTCCAACTTCAGCTCAGAGAG GATGTGCCCCATATTCCAGATCTCCAATGTTACAGGAGAGAATTTAGACCTGCTCAAGATGTTTCTGAACCTGCTGTCCCCACGCACCAGTTACCGGGAGGACGAGCCCGCTGAGTTCCAGATTGATGATACATACTCTGTGCCg GGAGTGGGGACGGTGGTGTCAGGAACCACGCTGAGGGGCCTGATCAAGCTGAATGACACATTGCTGCTGGGCCCCGACCCCCTGGGGAACTTCCTGTCCATCGCAGTGAAGTCCATCCACCGCAAGAGGATGCCTGTCAAGGAGGTTCGAGGAGGCCAGACAGCCTCTTTTGCTCTGAAGAAG ATTAAGCGCTCCTCTATACGGAAAGGCATGGTCATGGTGTCTCCACGTCTGAATCCCCAAGCTTCCTGGGAGTTTGAGGCAGAGATCCTGGTCCTCCATCACCCCACGACGATCAGCCCACGATACCAGGCAATGG TGCATTGTGGGAGCATCCGGCAGACTGCCACCATTTTGAGCATGGACAAAGACTGTCTGCGTACCGGGGACAAGGCCACCGTTCACTTTCGCTTCATCAAGACACCCGAGTATCTGCACATAGACCAGAGGCTGGTGTTCCGAGAAGGCCGCACCAAAGCTGTGGGCACCATCACCAAG CTCCTCCAGACCACCAACAACTCCCCGATGAATGCCAAACCCCAGCAGATCAAGATGCAGTCGACAAAAAAGGGGCCCCTGACTAAACGAGACGATGGGGGCCCGCCTAGTGGGCTGGCAGCAGGGGGACCTCCTGGAGAGGAAGCTCCCTTGCCAGGGGCTACCCAGCCCACGCCCTCCAGTGTCCTCCAGCCACAG CCCAAGCCCAGCAGTGGGGGCCGTCGACGGGGTGGCCAGCGGCACAAAGTGAAGTCCCAGGGGGCCTGCGTGATGCCGGCCAGTGGCTGCTGA
- the GTPBP1 gene encoding GTP-binding protein 1 isoform X1: MAAERSRSPMGSPVPACMFAPEPSPPGTARAAAAAARLHTGFDSDCSEDGEALNGEPELDLTSKLVLVSPTSEQYDSLLRQMWERMDEGCGETIYVVGQGSDGTEYGLSEADMEASYATVKSMAEQMEADVILLREHQEAGGRVRDYLVRKRVGDNDFLEVRVAVVGNVDAGKSTLLGVLTHGELDNGRGFARQKLFRHKHEMESGRTSSVGNDILGFDSEGNVVNKPDSHGGSLEWTKICEKSTKVITFIDLAGHEKYLKTTVFGMTGHLPDFCMLMVGSNAGIVGMTKEHLGLALALNVPVFVVVTKIDMCPANILQETLKLLQRLLKSPGCRKIPVLVQSKDDVIVTASNFSSERMCPIFQISNVTGENLDLLKMFLNLLSPRTSYREDEPAEFQIDDTYSVPGVGTVVSGTTLRGLIKLNDTLLLGPDPLGNFLSIAVKSIHRKRMPVKEVRGGQTASFALKKIKRSSIRKGMVMVSPRLNPQASWEFEAEILVLHHPTTISPRYQAMVHCGSIRQTATILSMDKDCLRTGDKATVHFRFIKTPEYLHIDQRLVFREGRTKAVGTITKLLQTTNNSPMNAKPQQIKMQSTKKGPLTKRDDGGPPSGLAAGGPPGEEAPLPGATQPTPSSVLQPQAAQDEEPPGREGTKPKPSSGGRRRGGQRHKVKSQGACVMPASGC; this comes from the exons ATGGCGGCGGAGCGAAGCCGCTCCCCGATGGGCTCGCCGGTGCCGGCCTGTATGTTTGCGCCGGAACCCAGTCCCCCGGGCACAGCCCGCGCCGCGGCCGCCGCCGCCCGCCTCCACACGGGCTTCGACTCCGATTGCAGCGAGGACGGTGAGGCGCTCAACGGCGAGCCCGAGCTGGACCTCACCAGCAAG CTGGTGCTAGTAAGCCCAACCTCAGAGCAGTATGACAGCCTCCTCCGGCAGATGTGGGAGAGGATGGACGAGGGCTGCGGAGAGACCATCTATGTCGTTGGGCAGGGATCAG ACGGGACCGAGTATGGGCTGAGTGAAGCCGACATGGAGGCTTCATATGCTACCGTGAAGAGCATGGCCGAGCAGATGGAGGCGGATGTTATCCTCCTCCGAGAGCACCAGGAGGCCGGCGGCCGAGTGCGTGACTACCTTGTCCGCAAGCGGGTTGGAGACAATGACTTCCTGGAGGTCAG GGTCGCCGTGGTGGGCAATGTGGACGCAGGGAAGAGCACGCTGCTGGGCGTCCTGACGCACGGGGAGCTGGACAACGGCCGTGGCTTCGCTCGGCAGAAGCTCTTCCGCCACAAGCACGAGATGGAGTCTGGCCGCACCAGCAGTGTGGGTAACGACATCCTGGGCTTCGACAGCGAGGGCAACGTGGTGAACAAGCCCGACAGCCACGGGGGCAGCCTCGAGTGGACCAAGATCTGCGAGAAGTCCACCAAGGTCATCACGTTCATAGACTTGGCCGGCCACGAGAAGTATCTGAAGACGACTGTTTTTGGCATGACCGGCCACCTGCCTGACTTCTGCATGCTCATG GTGGGCAGCAATGCTGGGATTGTGGGCATGACCAAGGAGCACCTGGGCTTGGCACTGGCACTCAATGTTCCTGTCTTTGTCGTGGTCACCAAGATTGACATGTGTCCGGCCAACATCCTGCAAG AGACCCTGAAGCTGCTACAGCGCCTGCTGAAGTCTCCCGGCTGCCGCAAGATCCCCGTCCTGGTGCAGAGCaaggatgatgtgattgtgaccGCGTCCAACTTCAGCTCAGAGAG GATGTGCCCCATATTCCAGATCTCCAATGTTACAGGAGAGAATTTAGACCTGCTCAAGATGTTTCTGAACCTGCTGTCCCCACGCACCAGTTACCGGGAGGACGAGCCCGCTGAGTTCCAGATTGATGATACATACTCTGTGCCg GGAGTGGGGACGGTGGTGTCAGGAACCACGCTGAGGGGCCTGATCAAGCTGAATGACACATTGCTGCTGGGCCCCGACCCCCTGGGGAACTTCCTGTCCATCGCAGTGAAGTCCATCCACCGCAAGAGGATGCCTGTCAAGGAGGTTCGAGGAGGCCAGACAGCCTCTTTTGCTCTGAAGAAG ATTAAGCGCTCCTCTATACGGAAAGGCATGGTCATGGTGTCTCCACGTCTGAATCCCCAAGCTTCCTGGGAGTTTGAGGCAGAGATCCTGGTCCTCCATCACCCCACGACGATCAGCCCACGATACCAGGCAATGG TGCATTGTGGGAGCATCCGGCAGACTGCCACCATTTTGAGCATGGACAAAGACTGTCTGCGTACCGGGGACAAGGCCACCGTTCACTTTCGCTTCATCAAGACACCCGAGTATCTGCACATAGACCAGAGGCTGGTGTTCCGAGAAGGCCGCACCAAAGCTGTGGGCACCATCACCAAG CTCCTCCAGACCACCAACAACTCCCCGATGAATGCCAAACCCCAGCAGATCAAGATGCAGTCGACAAAAAAGGGGCCCCTGACTAAACGAGACGATGGGGGCCCGCCTAGTGGGCTGGCAGCAGGGGGACCTCCTGGAGAGGAAGCTCCCTTGCCAGGGGCTACCCAGCCCACGCCCTCCAGTGTCCTCCAGCCACAG GCTGCCCAGGATGAAGAGCCCCCTGGTCGTGAGGGCACCAAG CCCAAGCCCAGCAGTGGGGGCCGTCGACGGGGTGGCCAGCGGCACAAAGTGAAGTCCCAGGGGGCCTGCGTGATGCCGGCCAGTGGCTGCTGA